DNA sequence from the Sphingomonas bisphenolicum genome:
TGGGGCTTGCAGATTGCGGGCATCGGCACGCTGCTGTCGGGCGTCAACCTGATCGCGACCATCGTGAAGATGCGCGCGCCGGGCATGAACATGATGAAGCTGCCGGTCTTCACCTGGACCTCGCTGTGCGCCAACGTGCTGATCGTGGCCGCCTTCCCGGTGCTGACCGCCGTTCTCGCACTGCTGTCGCTCGACCGCTATATCGGCACCGCCTTCTTCACCAACGACATGGGCGGCAACCCCATGATGTATGTGAACCTGATCTGGATCTGGGGTCACCCGGAAGTCTATATCCTCATCCTGCCGCTGTTCGGCGTGTTCAGCGAAGTCACCGCGACCTTCTCGAACAAGCGCCTCTTCGGCTACAGCTCGATGGTCTATGCGACGGTCGTCATCGCGATCCTGTCCTATCTCGTGTGGCTGCACCACTTCTTCACCATGGGATCGGGCGCCAGCGTCAACAGCTTCTTCGGCATCACGACGATGGTCATTTCCATCCCGACCGGCGCGAAGCTCTTCAACTGGCTGTTCACCATGTATCGCGGCCGCATCCGGTTCGACCTGCCGATGATGTGGACCGTCGCCTTCATGCTGACCTTCACCGTCGGCGGGATGACCGGCGTGCTGCTCGCCGTGCCGCCCGCCGACTTCGTGCTGCACAACTCGCTGTTCCTGATCGCGCATTTCCATAATGTGATCATCGGCGGCGTGCTGTTCGGCCTGTTCGCAGCGATCAATTACTGGTGGCCCAAGGCGTTCGGCTTCACGCTGGACACCAAATGGGGCAAGCGCAGCTTCTGGCTGTGGGTCGTGGGCTTCTGGTTCGCCTTCATGCCGCTCTATATCCTCGGCCTGATGGGCGTGACCCGCCGGATGCGCGTGTTCGACGATCCAAGCCTCCAGATCTGGTTCCAGATCGCCGCCTTCGGCGCGCTGATGATCGCCGCCGGCATCGCCTGCATGTTCGTCCAGTTCGCGGTCAGCATCATCAACCGCGAGAAGCTGCGCGACACTACGGGCGATCCGTGGAACGGCCGCACGCTTGAATGGGCGACCAGTTCGCCCCCGCCAGACTATAATTTCGCCTTCACGCCCGTCATCCATGACAATGACGCCTGGGCCGACATGAAGAAGCGCGGCTATCAGCGGCCGCTGTCGGGGTACGAAGCGATCCATATGCCGTCCAACACCGGCACCGGCATCATCATCGCCGGACTGTCCGTCGCCTTCTCGGTCGGCATGATCTGGTACATCTGGTGGCTCGCGGGCCTCAGCTTCGCCGGCATCCTCGCTGTCGCGATCGGCCATACCTTCAACTATAAGCGCGACTTCTACATCCCCAAGGATGTGGTCGAGCGTACCGAGGGCGAGCGCACCGCGCTGCTCGCGACCCAGGGTTAATCCATCATGGCAAGCGCATCTCCGATCGACCCCGCCTTCCTCGACAAGGACGGCAACCCGCTCTTCCATCTGGAACATGAGCCGCATCATCCCGAAGGGTCCAGCACCATGCTGGGCTTCTGGATGTACCTGATGAGCGATTGCCTCATCTTCGCCTGCCTGTTCGCCACCTATGCGGTGCTGGGCGGCAACTATGCGGCGGGACCGGGGCCGAAGGATCTGTTCGATCTGCCGCTGGTGGCGGTGAACACGGCCATGCTGCTCTTCTCCTCCATCACCTATGGCTTCGCCATGCTGGCGATGGAGGAGAACCGGGTCGGCGCGACGCAGGGCTGGCTGGCCGTCACCGGCCTGTTCGGCCTCGCCTTCCTCAGCATCGAAATGTACGAATTCGCGCACCTCATCCATGAGGGCGCGACGCCGATGCGGTCGGGCTTCCTGTCGGCCTTCTTCACGCTGGTCGGCACCCACGGGCTGCACGTCACCTTCGGCTGCATCTGGCTGGTGACGCTGATGGTGCAGGTCGCGAAAAAGGGCCTGATACCCGCCAACCAGCGCCGCCTGATGTGCCTCAGCATGTTCTGGCACTTCCTCGACGTCATCTGGATCGGCGTCTTCACCTTTGTCTATCTGATGGGAATGCTGCGATGAGCGATGCCGCCCACCCCAAACCCGGCCATGACCACCCCGACGCCCATGCGGGCGCGCATGGCAGCATGGGCAGCTACATGATCGGCTTCGGCCTGTCGGTGATCCTGACGGCCATCCCCTTCTGGCTGGTCATGGCCAGCGTCTTCGCCAATCCGCAGGCCACCGCGATCATCATCATGGCCTTCGCCGTCGTGCAGATCGTGGTGCATATGATTTACTTCCTGCACATGAACACCCGTTCCGAAGGCGGCTGGTCGATGATGGCGCTGATCTTCACGCTGGTGCTGGTCGTCATCACCCTGTCCGGGTCGATGTGGGTCATGTATCATCTCAATCATAACATGATGCCCATGTCGCAGCATGACATGAGCCAGATGCCGTGAAAGCCATGGACCCCCGCCCCGAAAAGGCGGGGTTCCCGGTCGGCCTGACGCTGGCCGCGCTGATCCTGTTCGTCGGCCTCATTGCGCTCGGCGTCTGGCAGGTGGAGCGGCTGGCATGGAAGCGCGACCTCATCGCCCGCGTCGATGTCCGCATCCACGCCGCGCCGGTGCCGGCTCCGGCCAGCGCAACCCAGGCCGACGAATATCGCCGCGTCACCGCCACCGGCGCCTTCCTGCATGACAAGGCCGCGCTGGTGCAGGCCGCCACGGTGCGCGGCGCGGGCTATTGGGTTCTGACCCCGCTGCGTCAGGCGAACGGCGTGATTCTCCTCGTCAACCGCGGCTTCGTGCCACCGGAAGCCAAGGCCCGCTACGATCGGCCGCAGGGCGTGGTGCGCGTCACCGGCCTGCTGCGCCTGACCGAACCGGGCGGCGGCTTCCTGCGCAGCAACGATCCCGCCGCCGACCGCTGGTATTCGCGCGACGTCGCCGCCATCACGACCGCACGCAATCTCAGGTCGATAGCGGGCTATTTCATCGACGCGCAGGCCGGCCCTTCGCCCGACGTGCTGCCGGTGGGCGGGCTGACCGTCGTCAGCTTCCCCAACAACCATCTGCAATATGCCATCACCTGGTTCATACTGGCGGCGATGGTCGCCGGGGCCTATAGCCTGGTCATGCGCCAGTCTGGAAAAGATCGCCGGGGATGACTGCACAGCCGGGAAGACGCGCGCGCTGGCTGCCGAGCCGGTGGCCCGCCGACGCAGCCGGGCGCCGCAACATGGCGTTGCTGGTGCAATTGCGCTGGATCGCCATCGCCGGGCAGGTCGCGACGATCCTGTTCGTCCATTTCGGCATGGACATCCACCTGCCGCTGCCATCGATGCTGGTCGTGCCGTGCATCGCAGCGGCGATGAACATCGGCAGCCTGATGGTGCTGCGCAGGCGCACCGACATCACCCATGCCGAGCTGTTCCTGGCGCTGTTGTTCGACGTGTTCGCGCTGACCACCCAACTTTATCTGAGCGGCGGCGCGACCAATCCGTTCGTGTCGCTCTATCTGGTGCAGGTGGCGCTGGGCGCGGTGCTGCTGCATCGCTGGAGCGTATGGGGAATCGTGGCGGTATCGATGCTCTGCGCGGCGATGCTGGCCTTCGTCTACCGTCCGCTCGACCTCAGCGAAACGCTGGAAGGGCATCTGTTCGACCTGCATATTGTCGGCACCTGGATCTGCATCACCATGATCGCGGTGCTGCTGGTGCTGTTCATGACCCGCGTGACCCGCAACCTGCAACAGCGGGAGGCCTATCTGGCGGAACTGCGGCAGCAGGCGGTCGAGGAAGAGCATATCGTACGGATGGGCCTGCTGGCATCGGGCGCGGCGCATGAACTGGGCACGCCTCTCGCCCAGCTCGCCGTGGTGCTGGGCGACTGGCGGCACATGCCGGAGATCAAGACGCACCCCGCACTGGTCGAGGAAGTGGGAGAGATGGAAGCGGCAGTGCAACGCTGCAAGACCATCCTGACCGGCATCCTCATGTCCGCGGGGGAGGCGCGCGGCGAAGCGCCGCAGATCACCAACGTCCGCGATTTCATCGACATCATCGCGCGCGACTGGCGGATCGCCAATCCGGGTATGCCGCTGCGCTGCGATTTCGGCCCGCATGAATATCCGCGCATCATCGCCGATCCGGTGATCCGCCAGGCGGTGACCAACCTGCTGGACAATGCGCGCGAGGCGGGCGCGACCTATATCAACATGATGGTCAGCCGCGACAGCCAGTGGCTGCACATCGCGGTGCGCGACAATGGCCGTGGCTTCGACGCGGCGATGCTGGCCGATGTCGGCAAACCCTATCGGTCGAGCAAGGGCAAGCAGGGCGGCGGCCTCGGCCTCTTCCTGGTGGTCAATGTCGTGCGCAAGCTGGGCGGGCGGGTCGACGCCAGCAATGGTGCGGAGGGCGGCGCGATGATCCTGCTGCGCCTGCCGCTCTCGACGCTGGCGCTGGAGGAGGCGAATGATGACGGATGAACGGCAATTGCTGATCGTCGAGGATGACGAAGGCTTCGCCCGCACGCTCAAACGCTCTTTCGAACGGCGCGGCTACAGCGTGCTGTCGGCCGACAGCCTGGAAACGGTGACCGCGATACTCGCCGACAACCGCCCCGGCTTCGCGGTCGTGGATCTCAAGCTTGGCCCGCAATCGGGCCTGGCCTGCGTCCAGGCGCTCCACGCCCATGATCCGGCGATGCTGATCGTGGTGCTGACGGGCTTCGCCAGCATCGCGACGGCCGTGGAGGCGATCAAGCTGGGCGCCACCAATTATCTCGCCAAGCCTTCCAACACCGACGATATCGAGGCCGCCTTCGCCCGCTCCGGCGGCGACCCCACCGCGCCGCTCGCGCCCCGGCCGACGTCGATCAAGACGCTGGAATGGGAACATATCCACGAGGTGCTCAAGGATAGCGAGTTCAACATCTCCGAAGCCGCGCGGCGGCTGGGTATGCATCGCCGCACCCTCGCCCGCAAGCTGGCCAAGCGTCAGGTAGGTTAAGTTTACTTACCCACTTGCGACAGACCCAGACAGGCTGGATCAAATAGAGAATCTTCGCTGTCGCAGACCATGACAAAGTATCCGCGCCGGACAGATGGTAATGGGCCGCTGTTTTCTTGTCGGAACCAGCAGCGTCGTCTATGACCTGTCCATCCATCCCGGCAGGAGGGGATCATGGCAGGCTTTATCGGCTATTGGCTTACGATCGATCGTGATTCCGGCACGTTCGACATGCAGATCGATTATTATGTTCCCGGCTATGACGATCCGGAAACCGGGGAAGCCTTCTACGAAACAAGCTGGAATTACAATTATTACGACCAGGGCGGGACGATCGGGGGCACCGGCGGCTATGGCTGGGACTCGGGTTCCGCCATCGTCTATCTCGGCTTTCCGGGAGGCGAGGATGCGTCCGACGGCACTCTCTCCTTTTCCGCGATGAACAATTTCAGCGGCGAGTCGGTCTCCATGACCTGGCACATCCTCAATGCCGGCCTTGCCCATGGCGACCAGTTGCTGACCGGTTCCGCCGACATGGACATCATCCTGTCCGGCTATGGCGCCGATGAACTGCGCGGCGGCGATGGCGACGATTTTCTCGACTCTGGCGATGGCAATGACCGGCTGTTCGGCGGCGCGGGCGATGACTGGCTGGACGGGGGGCGCGGCGCCGACCAGATGAGCGGCGGCGACGGCCATGACATTTATTTCGTGAGCAACATCTACGATCAGGTGATCGAGGCGGACGGCGAAGGCATCGATTTCGTCGTGTCGTCGGTCAGCTACACATTGGCGCCCTTCGTCGAAGCGCTGGCGCTCGACGGCCCCGATGCCCGCAACGGCACAGGCAATGAGCAGGATAACCGGATCGACGCCAACGACCTGGCCAACGTGCTGAGCGGTCTGGGGGGCGACGACCTGCTGCTGGGCTATGACGGCGATGACAGGCTGCTGGGCGGCGCCGGCTCGGACCTGCTGGACGGCGGCGCGGGCGACGATCGGCTGGAGGGCGGCGATGGCGATGACCTCTATGTCGTCGACTCAATCAACGACCAGACGATCGAACTGTCCGGCGGCGGCACGGACGAGGTTCTTGTTCTGGATCTGGACGATTACGAGTTGGCGAGCCATGTGGAAAATCTCACCTATCTCGGCGGCGCAGCGCTGTTTCGCGGCAGCGGCAACAGCCTGAACAATCTCCTGAACGGCGGATTGGGCGCGGATATCCTGCGCGGCCTGCAAGGCAGCGACACCCTGCACGGCGACTTGGGCGACGATGTGCTGATGGGTGGAACGGGCGCCGATATGCTTTATGGCGATCAGGGCGTCGACATGGCCAGCTATGCCGAGGCCCTGTCGGCCGTCGCCGCCAACCTCGCCTCCGGCGTCGGAACGCGGGGCGAGGCGATAGGCGACCAATATGACGGGATCGAGGGGCTGATCGGCAGCAGCCACGACGACAAGCTGACCGGAGACGCCGGCGAGAACCAGCTTATGGGCGGCGCGGGCGATGACATAATGTTCGGTGGCGACGGGCGCGACTGGCTGATCGGCGGAGCCGGCGCGGATCTGCTCAACGGCGGCAAGCATGGCGACGTTGTGAGCTATCGCGGATCGGTCGGGGCAGTGCTTGTCAATCTGCAGACCCAGACCGCATCGGGTGGCGACGCCGACGGCGACACGCTCATCAGCTTCAGCCATGCGGAGGGCGGCGACGGCAACGACGTACTGATCGGCGGCGGCGGCCGCAACCAGTTGATCGGCGGCCTGGGGAATGACCGGCTGGAAGGCGCCGCTGGCGACGACATGTTGCGGGGCGGCGCAGGCGCGGATACGCTGCTGGGCGGCGACGGCAACGACATTCTGGACTATAGCGGATCGACCGCCGGCGTGACTGTGAACCTCACCACCGGCGCAGCGGACGGCGGCGATGCGACCGGCGACAGCTTCAGCGGCATGGAAAGGATCACCGGCAGCGACCTTGACGACACTCTGGCTGGCGATGGCCGGACCAATATATTGGTCGGCGGCGCCGGCGACGATATTCTATACGGCGGTGCTGGCAACGACATCATCATCGGCGGCCTTGGCGCGGATGAAATGCACGGCGGCAGCGGGTCGGACCTGTTGAGCTACAGGGGATCGCTCGACTGGGTGACCATCCATCTCGACCTGGGCTGGTCCTATGGCGTGGAAGGGTCCGGCGACAGGTTCATCGGGTTCGAGAATGCGCGCGGGAGCGAGGTCGGGGATGCGCTGTACGGCAATGCCGGCAACAACCATCTCTACGGCGGCGACGGTGGCGACTATCTGGACGGCGGCGGCGGCAAGGACGTCCTCTACGGCGAGGCCGGCGACGACGCCTTCCTGTTCTGGACGGGGTCCGGCCAGGTGCGAATCATGGACTTTACCGCCGGCGACGAGCAGGCCGATGATCGCATCATTCTGACGATGGGCGAGGATTATGACAGTTTCGCCGAAATCATGGCGATCGCGACGACGGATGGCGCCGACACCCGCTTTGATTTTGGGGGTGGACAGTCCCTGATCCTGACCGGCGTCGATAAAGCCGCGCTGGTCAGTTCGGATTTCGTCTTCAGCTAGGGAGGGAGAGGCAATTCCCGCCACGGCATGGCCGGTCAGGGCGTAGCGCGCCAAAAACGAGGGTTCGCATCGTAGAGCATCGTGCGGAAAAGTGGGAACCGCTTTTCCGCTAAAACGAGCGAAGATAAAAAACCAGATCGTACGACTTGCGTCCGATTAAACGCAGCGCGCTTTAGACGGCTGGAGCGGGTGAAGGGAATCGAACCCTCGTCACTTGCTTGGGAAGCAAAAGCTCTACCATTGAGCTACACCCGCCTGCCCGACCGCCCATGGCGCAAGCCATGGGCTGCTGTCAACGGGGATCAGCCATAAGGCGCATCGGCATCGCGCGCCGGAATCGCGCCGCGGCGGCCGATATTCCAGCCGGCGAGACGATGCCCGGCCAGCGCCGCATCGCGCGGGCTGGCGCCGGCCAGCCGGGCATGGAGATAGCCGCCATTGAACGCGTCCCCCGCCCCGCTCGAATCGATGACGTCCAGTTGACGCGGTATCGGCACGATCTCGCCCGCCACCAGACAGCCATCGCCGCCCAGCTTCACGACCACGTCCCGCCCCTCGCCCGCACCCCAGCGCGCCGCCGCGTCGCGGGCGTCGTCGGCTTCGCCCATCTCGACCTCGTCCGCCAGCGTCGGCAGGCCCATGTCGCTGACCGCGATCGCCCGGTCGCGCCAGCGGCGCGCGGTCGCCGCATCATCCCACAGCCGCGCGCGATAATTGCCGTCGAAGGCGATGCGGCCGCCATGGGCACGCACCTGCGCGCACAGGTCCAACAGCGCCTCCCGGCCGGCGTCCGGCAGGATCGCCAGGGTGATGAGCGAAAAATAGAGCAGGTCCGATTGCGCCGCCTGCGCCACCATCGCCGCGCTTTGCGGCAGGTCGAACATCCGCCGCGCCGCCGCCTCGCCGCGCCAGTAATGGAAGCTGCGCTCGCCCGCCGCATCCGTCTCGATCGCGTAGAGGCCGGGCAGCTTGTCCTTTGCCGCGATGACCAGCGACGTGTCCACGCCTTCCGCTTCCCATTGGGCGCACAGTTGCGCGCTCATGGGATCGGTGCCCAGCGCGCTGGCGAGGCGGACAGTGTCGCCCGCGCGCGCCAGATGGATGGCGGTGTTGATGACGTCGCCGCCATAGCGCAGGTTCCAGCCATCCCCATCGCCGCGGCTCAGCTCCAGCATCGCTTCGCCAATGACCGTGATCGTCGCCTTCGTCGCCATGCCCGCTCCCTGTGCAGTAGAGCCGGCGTGGTGCGCAGGGCCGCGTTTCAAGTCAAGAGGGCCTGCCGCGCGACCGCAGGGAACGATTGCGCTGCAGCGCCGTTTTGCCGATGGCAAAGAGAGCACCGTCCACCGGCGCTTGATTCGGGGACAAGATGGTTACCGCCTCCACTGACGAAACAGGCAATCGCTTCGAACTGCTGGTTCAAAGCGTCACCGACTATGCGATCTATATGCTCGACCCGACGGGCGTAATCGTCAGTTGGAACGCGGGCGCGCGCCGCTTCAAGGGCTATGAAGCGGACGAGATCATCGGCCAGCATTTTTCCCGCTTCTACACGCCGGAGGACCTGGCCCGCGGTATCCCCGCAATCGCGCTCCATGCCGCCGAGCATGACGGCCGGTTCGAAGCGGAAGGCTGGCGCGTCCGCAAGGATGGCGGACAATTCTGGGCCAGTGTCGTGATCGATCCGATCCGGGCGCCCGACGGCCGGCTGCTGGGCTTCGCCAAAGTGACGCGCGACCTGACCGAGCGACGCGCCGCGCAGGATGCCTTACGCGCCAGCGAGGAACGCTTCCGGCTGCTGGTGCAGAGCGTGACCGACTACGCCATCTACATGCTCGATCCCGTCGGCACGGTGACGAGCTGGAACATGGGCGCGGAACGATTCAAGGGCTATAAGGCCGAAGAGATATTGGGCCAGAATTTCTCCCGCTTCTACAGCGAGGAAGATCGGCTGGCGGGCCTGCCCTCGCGCGCGCTCCATAGCGCGCAGACCGTGGGCCGGTTCGAGGCGGAAGGCTGGCGCATTCGCAAGGACGGCACGCGTTTCTGGGCCAATGTCGTGATCGACCCGATCCGCACCCCGGACGGCACCTTGCTGGGCTTCGCCAAGATCACCCGCGACCTGACCGAACGACGCGATGCGCAACGCGCCCTCGACGAGGCGCGCGACGCCATCGTCCAGACCCAGAAGATGGACGCGATCGGCAAGCTGACCGGCGGCGTCGCGCATGATTTCAACAATCTGCTGGCGGTGATCGTCGGCAGCCTGGACCTCGCCCGGCAAAGGCTGACGACCGGCGGCGACATCGCCCGTTATCTCGACAACGCCATGACCGCGGCCGAGCGCGGCGCGACCCTGACGCAGCGGATGCTCGCCTTTGCGCGCAAGCAGGAACTCAAGCTGCAAAGCGTCGACTGCGTCATATTGGTGCAGGGCATGGCCGAATTGTTCCGCACCACATTGGGCGCGGCGGTAGCCATAGAGATGCGCTTTCCGCCGGCGCTGGGCGCCGCCCATGCCGATCCATCCCAGTTGGAACTGGCGCTGCTCAACCTGGCGGTCAATGCGCGTGACGCCATGCCGGAAGGCGGGCGGATCATCGTCGACGCGGCGCGAACGACCGTCGCCCCGGACGAGCGCCCCGACCTGGGGGCGGGCGACTATATCCGCCTGTCCGTGATCGACGAGGGCGAGGGCATGGACGCCGCCACGCTGGAGCGCGCCCGCGAACCCTTTTTCACCACCAAGGGCGTGGGCAAGGGCACCGGCCTGGGCCTGTCGATGGTGCATGGCTTCGCCCAGCAATGCGGCGGCTCGCTGACGATCGCCAGCGAGCCCGGCGTCGGAACCAGCGTATCGCTGTGGTTGCCGATGGCGCAGGCCGATGCGGAGGCGCAGCACATCGCCATGGTGGTGGAGGAATTGCATGACCCAGACATGCCGCTGGTCATTCTGGCGGTGGACGATGACGATCTGGTGCTGACGAATACGGCCGGTATGCTGGAGGATCTGGGCCATACCGTGTTCCAGGCGTCGTCCGGCGCCGATGCATTGCGGTTGCTGGCGGGCGGCAGCGTGGACCTGGTCGTCACCGACCATGCAATGCCGGGCATGACCGGCGCGCAGCTCGCCGATGCGATCGAACAGATGCAACCCGGCCTGCCGGTCGTCATCATTACCGGCTTTGCCGAACTGCCGCCGCACGCCACGCATCGCCTGCGTCTCGACAAACCGTTCAGGCAGGCGGAGCTTGCGCGCACCGTCGCGACCGCCATGCGCACCGCGCTCGCATCGGCGATCGTGGCGCGCGAACCCGATCCGCCCCGTACCGACTGTTGATCCATTTTTCGAAAAACCCGGCCGAAATATTGGAAAAGCGGCATTTTTCGTCGCTCTTTACTTGCAACATCGGTGCAGTTCCCTGATGGGGACCATATCTGTTCCCAGCCTGCAGGATCGCATGGACATCTTGACTGCGCCGACCCCGACTTCGCATTTCTTCACATCGTTGCGGACACGGCTGCACTATCTCGACTGGGGCAATCCATCGGCCCCGACGCTGGTCCTGGTGCATGGCGGCTTCGACCATGCGCGCAGTTGGGACTGGACGGCGCGCGCGCTGGCGCGGGACCATCATGTCATCGCGCTGGACCTGCGCGGCCATGGCGACAGCGGCTGGTCGCCCGACGGCTCCTATATGATGGCCAATTTCGTGTACGACCTGGCGCAGCTGGTCGACCTGCTCGACCGGTCGCCCGTGACGATCGTGGGCCATTCGCTCGGCGGCGCGATCAGCCTGCGCTATGCGGGTCTGTTCCCTGAAAAAGTGCGCAAGCTTGTCGCGATCGAAGGTCTGGGTCTGTCGCCCGACCGCCTGAAGCAAAAGGCCGAACAGGCGGCGCCCCAGGTCTGGCGCGAATGGATCGACACGCGCCGCGCCAGCGCACGGCGCACGCCGCGGCGCTATCCCACGATCGAGGCGGCGATCGGCCGGATGCGCGAGCGCAACGAGCATCTGACGGTCGAGCAGGCGCTGCATCTGACCAGCCACGGCGTCAACCGCAACGAAGACGGCAGCTATGGCTGGAAATTCGACCCCTATCTGAAAGGGCTGGCGCCCCAGGCCGGCACCGATGAGGAACTGCCCGACTTCTGGAAGCGGATCAGTTGCCCCACCCTGCTCTGCCTGGGCCAGGATAGCTGGGCATCCAACCCGGAAAAGGACGGCCGCATCCGCCATTTCAGCGACGCCCGGCTGGTCGAGTTCGCCGATGCCGGCCACTGGCTGCACCATGACCAGTTCGAGCGCTTCATCGGCGAGGTTCGCGGCTTCCTAGAGGGTGAAGCCGGCGACAGCCGCACGGTAGTCCGCCTTTAACCCCGCGACGAAATCGGCGGTCGGCTGCACCTTGTCGACCGCGCCGATCCCCTGGCCGCAACCCCATACGTCGCGCCACGCCTTCTTGTCGCCGCCGGTCATCGCCGCGAAATCCATGTCCTTCGCCTTGGGCAGGCTGTCGGGGTCCAGCCCCGACGCGACGATGCTGGGGCGCAGATAATTGCCGTGGACGCCGGTGAACACGTCCGAATAGACGATGTCGGCGGCATGGCTGTCGACGATCATCTGCTTGTAGGCGGGGTCGGCATTGGCCTCCGCCGTGGCGATGAAGGGCGATCCCATATAGGCGAGGTCCGCGCCCATCATCCGCGCGGCGGCGATGGCGCGGCCGGTGGCGATCGATCCCGACAGCGCCAACGGCCCGTCGAACCATTGGCGGATTTCCTGGATCAGCGCGAAGGGCGACAGCGTGCCGGCATGGCCGCCCGCCCCCGCCGCCACCGCGATCAGGCCATCGGCGCCCTTCTCGATCGCCTTGCGCGCGAACATGTCGTTGATGATATCGTGCAGGACGATGCCGCCATAGCTGTGGATCGCCGCATTCACATCCTCGCGCGCGCCGAGCGAAGTGATGACGATCGGCACCCTATATCGGACACACAGCGCCAGATCCTCCTCCAGCCGCGCATTGGTGCGGTGGACGATCAGGTTGACGGCGAAGGGCGCATCGGCGTCGGTCAGTTCCGCCTGCAACTGCTGCAACCACGCCTCGAACATGCCCGACGGCCGCGCATTGAGCGAGGGAAAGGCGCCGACGATCCCTGCGCGGCACTGCGCCATGACCAGCGCCGGTTGCGAGATGATGAACATCGGCGACCCGATCAGCGGCAGCGCAAGGCGGCCTTCCAGCAATGTCGGCAGGGTCATGGAACAGGCGTCTCCTCTATTATCACACCGCGCTAACACCGCTCGACCCTCGGAAAAAGGTCAAAATCAACTGTATTGATGTATTAATACAGCAATGCTATAACGACGCTGCCAGACAGTGTCGGGAGCAGGACGATGTATAGCGAGAGCGATCTACAGGATGCCGTAGCGGCGGGCGCAATCCCAGCGCAGGCGGCGCAGGCGTTGCGCGATCATGTGGCGGGACTGCGCGCCTCGCCGATGGTGGACGAAGAACATTTCCGGCTGCTGACGGGCTTCAACGACATCTTCGTCGCGATCGCCAGCGTCCTGCTGCTGGTGGCGGTTGGCTGGCTCGGCAACAGCCTGCGATTCGGGGCGCCGGACCATCATCCTGCCTTCATGGCCGGCCTGCTGGTGGCTGCCGTCAGTTGGGGCCTGGCCGAATATTTCACCCGGCGCCGCCACATGGCGCTGCCCTCCATCCTTTTGCTGGGCGGTTTCGTCGGCGGCATCGTCTTTGCGGTCGGCGCGCTGGGTGCGCAGATATTCCCCCATGCGGGCGACAGCCTGGCCTCTATGATCGTGTGCGTCGCGGCCGGCGCGGGCGTGCTGGCGGCCTGGGCGCACTGGCGGCGCTTCATGGTGCCGATCACCGTGGCGGTCGGCGCGGCGGCGGCGGCCGGCGTCGGCGTCAGCCTTGTCATGGCCGGCACGCCCGACGATATGACCCTGCCCTTCGCGTTGCTGCTGATCGCGGGCCTCGCCATCTTCGCGCTGGCCATGCGGTGGGACATGAGCGACCGCGCCCGCACCACGCGGCGATCCGACGTCGCCTTCTGGCTGCACCTGGCCGCCGCGCCGATGATCGCGCATTCGCTGTTCCACCTGCTGGGCGTGATGAACGGCGACGAGATCAGCGCCGCGCGCGCCGCGCTGGTGATCGCCCTCTATGTCGCCTTCGGCCTCATCGCGCTGGCGATCGACCGGCGCGCGCTGCTCGTCTCCAGCCTCGCCTATGTCCTTTTCGCCCTGT
Encoded proteins:
- a CDS encoding calcium-binding protein, producing MAGFIGYWLTIDRDSGTFDMQIDYYVPGYDDPETGEAFYETSWNYNYYDQGGTIGGTGGYGWDSGSAIVYLGFPGGEDASDGTLSFSAMNNFSGESVSMTWHILNAGLAHGDQLLTGSADMDIILSGYGADELRGGDGDDFLDSGDGNDRLFGGAGDDWLDGGRGADQMSGGDGHDIYFVSNIYDQVIEADGEGIDFVVSSVSYTLAPFVEALALDGPDARNGTGNEQDNRIDANDLANVLSGLGGDDLLLGYDGDDRLLGGAGSDLLDGGAGDDRLEGGDGDDLYVVDSINDQTIELSGGGTDEVLVLDLDDYELASHVENLTYLGGAALFRGSGNSLNNLLNGGLGADILRGLQGSDTLHGDLGDDVLMGGTGADMLYGDQGVDMASYAEALSAVAANLASGVGTRGEAIGDQYDGIEGLIGSSHDDKLTGDAGENQLMGGAGDDIMFGGDGRDWLIGGAGADLLNGGKHGDVVSYRGSVGAVLVNLQTQTASGGDADGDTLISFSHAEGGDGNDVLIGGGGRNQLIGGLGNDRLEGAAGDDMLRGGAGADTLLGGDGNDILDYSGSTAGVTVNLTTGAADGGDATGDSFSGMERITGSDLDDTLAGDGRTNILVGGAGDDILYGGAGNDIIIGGLGADEMHGGSGSDLLSYRGSLDWVTIHLDLGWSYGVEGSGDRFIGFENARGSEVGDALYGNAGNNHLYGGDGGDYLDGGGGKDVLYGEAGDDAFLFWTGSGQVRIMDFTAGDEQADDRIILTMGEDYDSFAEIMAIATTDGADTRFDFGGGQSLILTGVDKAALVSSDFVFS
- a CDS encoding sugar kinase codes for the protein MATKATITVIGEAMLELSRGDGDGWNLRYGGDVINTAIHLARAGDTVRLASALGTDPMSAQLCAQWEAEGVDTSLVIAAKDKLPGLYAIETDAAGERSFHYWRGEAAARRMFDLPQSAAMVAQAAQSDLLYFSLITLAILPDAGREALLDLCAQVRAHGGRIAFDGNYRARLWDDAATARRWRDRAIAVSDMGLPTLADEVEMGEADDARDAAARWGAGEGRDVVVKLGGDGCLVAGEIVPIPRQLDVIDSSGAGDAFNGGYLHARLAGASPRDAALAGHRLAGWNIGRRGAIPARDADAPYG
- a CDS encoding alpha/beta fold hydrolase gives rise to the protein MDILTAPTPTSHFFTSLRTRLHYLDWGNPSAPTLVLVHGGFDHARSWDWTARALARDHHVIALDLRGHGDSGWSPDGSYMMANFVYDLAQLVDLLDRSPVTIVGHSLGGAISLRYAGLFPEKVRKLVAIEGLGLSPDRLKQKAEQAAPQVWREWIDTRRASARRTPRRYPTIEAAIGRMRERNEHLTVEQALHLTSHGVNRNEDGSYGWKFDPYLKGLAPQAGTDEELPDFWKRISCPTLLCLGQDSWASNPEKDGRIRHFSDARLVEFADAGHWLHHDQFERFIGEVRGFLEGEAGDSRTVVRL
- a CDS encoding hybrid sensor histidine kinase/response regulator, which translates into the protein MVTASTDETGNRFELLVQSVTDYAIYMLDPTGVIVSWNAGARRFKGYEADEIIGQHFSRFYTPEDLARGIPAIALHAAEHDGRFEAEGWRVRKDGGQFWASVVIDPIRAPDGRLLGFAKVTRDLTERRAAQDALRASEERFRLLVQSVTDYAIYMLDPVGTVTSWNMGAERFKGYKAEEILGQNFSRFYSEEDRLAGLPSRALHSAQTVGRFEAEGWRIRKDGTRFWANVVIDPIRTPDGTLLGFAKITRDLTERRDAQRALDEARDAIVQTQKMDAIGKLTGGVAHDFNNLLAVIVGSLDLARQRLTTGGDIARYLDNAMTAAERGATLTQRMLAFARKQELKLQSVDCVILVQGMAELFRTTLGAAVAIEMRFPPALGAAHADPSQLELALLNLAVNARDAMPEGGRIIVDAARTTVAPDERPDLGAGDYIRLSVIDEGEGMDAATLERAREPFFTTKGVGKGTGLGLSMVHGFAQQCGGSLTIASEPGVGTSVSLWLPMAQADAEAQHIAMVVEELHDPDMPLVILAVDDDDLVLTNTAGMLEDLGHTVFQASSGADALRLLAGGSVDLVVTDHAMPGMTGAQLADAIEQMQPGLPVVIITGFAELPPHATHRLRLDKPFRQAELARTVATAMRTALASAIVAREPDPPRTDC